The sequence atatttcaaaatattgGCTTTCGAAATAAAATGAGTTTCCTTAATACATTAATGTTAAAAAAGTGATTTTCACATATAACTTAATCAATTCATGTTATTAGTCAATGTGTTGTATTGCGAGCAGTTTGTGGGTGTCAATGTGCGAGGAGAAATTGATGCAATACATATAtaaatcaaaattttcaaattcccCATCACATGTTTATGAAATATTACATAAAAAGTTTCTAATACATCAAGGATCAGCAGGTACTGGTACGGTAACAGACttcctcttcacaaatgtcccttgattatgatcacggcgcaagtatggagcatcctcattggccagcaggatgcatggatcagcattgacTGTGAAAGGTGGAATGTCAGCAAAATTATTATAGTCCTCTGACAAGTCTGTCCTGTCCTCGACTCCAACGATATTTCTTTTACCTGAAAGGACTATGTGTCGCTTTGGCTCATCGgtttgcttgttgatcccctttTTTggcttgctagacatgtccttaacgtagaaaacctgagaaacatcctgggctaggacgaATGGCTCATCTCTGTACCCAAGATTATTAAGATCAACTTTTGTCATACCGTACTGATCTTTTGTTACTCCAGTCAGCTTCACCCACTGGCACCGAAACAGAGGCACGTAACCGGAAAATGTCTCCTTTTTTTCATTGCTGTCTGTGGCGTCCATAcgaacaccactattttgatttgtgcttttttttatcttgggctgcCGTGTAAAATGTGTTCCcctttatctcgtacccttggtacattaagatattccaagacgGTCCCCTAGACAacaagaacagttgttcacctatatccatgttatgcattagatgtcTCCACAACCAGCTGCCGAAAGTGTCGATGTGTTGACATATAATCCAGGTCTCAGACTTTTCTGGAAATTCTGAGGTTACAATCTTCTTATGTTCCTCGATATACGAATCCGCCAAGgacgattgttgaagaaccgcgtaatgcgctttcttgaacgagtcatcatctgtgcagacatgaGATTTTTTCccctagtgtgccctttccactTAGTCTCCCATCATACCATGATTCAGGGACCCCAATCAGTTTAAGATCATCAATaaaatcaacacaaaagtcaataacctcctctgttccgtacgcactggcgatgcttccttctggacgagcacggTTACGAACATATTTCTTTAGTACGCCCATGAACCTCTCGAaggggaacatattgtgtagaaatacaggtccgaggatatcaatctctttcacaaggtgcactagaagatgtgttaTAATGTTGAAGAATGATGGTGAATATATCAGCTCAAATCTAACAAGACACTGTACCACATTGTTCTGCAACTTTGTCAGATTATCTGGGTCAATTATCTTTTGAGAAattgcgttgaggaaggcacatagcttcacgatggttaaccgcatgttctcaggcagaatcccccgcagcacaatgggaagaagttcagtcataagcacgtggcagtcgtgagactttaggtttgtcaatttcttctcttgcaaatttaggattccttttatattggatgagtatccagatgggacCTTGACACTGCTCAAGCattcaaacatgctttccttttCTTATTTGTTAAGAGTATAGCTGGTGGGACTTAAATAGTGTCGTCCATTGTCTCGCTTTTCAGGATGTAGGGCATCTCTGTCTTCCATTCGTTGCAATTCCTGAtgtgcttctagtgtatctttattctttccgtacactcccaagaatcctatcaggttgacgcaaagattctttgtgaggtgtatcacatcaattgcatggagaacatctaagacttctcAATATGGTAGCTCTCAAaaaatagacttcttcttccacatgggcgccaatcCGTTGTCGCTCGGAACAGGTTTGCTACCTGGTCCCTTTTCAAATACTACTTCTCgatctttgaccatttccaAGATGTCGCTGCCAGTACGGTGcttcggttttgttcggtggtccgtctgccctttgaaatgcttgcatTTCCTTCGTACCTGATGTTTGacgggaagaaaccgacgatgacctaTGTATACACACTTTCTGCAGTGAGTCAACCACATACTATCGGTATCCTCCAAATAGTGTGTACACGCTCTATATCCCTTGTTCGATTGTCCCGACatgttactaagagcaggccagtcattgatggttacgaacaacaatgctcgtaggttgaagtctTCTTGTTTGTATTCGTCCCACATCCATAAACCTTCTTTACGCCATAGCAATAACAGTTCCTTGACCAATGGTCTTAAGTACATATCGATGTCATTTGCGGGCTGCTTTGGGCCTGGGATAAGTATAGGCATCatgatgaatttccgcttcatgcatagccatggtggaagattgtatatGCATAGAGTGacaggccaagtgctgtgcccactgctcatctcaccgaaaggattcatgccatccgtactcaaactgaaccttatgtttctcgcatccaaggcAAAGTCAGtatacgttctatctatttttctccactgtgaCCCATCCGCTGGGTGTCTAAACattgagtcttgcttgcgttcctctttgtgccatcgcatcaacttagcattatctttatttctaaacagacgcttcagacgtggtattataggcgagtaccacatgaccttggcgggaactctcttccggggacgcTCCCCCTCGACGTccccaggatcatcttttcggatcttgtaacgcaatgcaccgCATATGGGGcaagcatccaaattctcgtagtcacctcggtagaggatgcagtcattggGACATGCATGTGTCTTCTGCACCTCCAATCCTAGAGGGCAAACAAGCTGTTTCACTTCGTACGTCGTgctaggcaattcgttgtcttcaggaagcatttttttcaaaagttttagtaattcaccaaatcccttgtctgaTACATCATAtgttgccttccattgcagcaactccagtgTGGTGCCAAACTTCTTCAACCCATCCTCACATCatgggtacaacaacttgcgATGGTCCTCTATCATCTGCTGGAACTTTAGCCTCTCTTTTTCACTCTCACAAACTTACCGCTCACCGCACAATGCATGCCCAAGCTCGTCGGTGGGCTCATTTTTCTGCATCATCTGCTTCAGGCTCTTCCATGGCAGTATCATCGTCAAAGGCACCAAATCCAGCATGGATTGGAATTTGGGCATCATCATAATctacttcttcattgtcttccctCATAACACCATTTTCTCCATGTTTGGTCCAACATAAGTAATTGGGCATGAAACCTTGACGGAAAATGTGACTGTGAAGGGTTATTCTAGAGGAATAATCTTTATTATTCTGGCAGTGTAAGCATGGGCAGCACATGAAACCATTCTGCTTATTTGTCTCGGCGACATTCAAAAAATAATGcaagccatcaatgaactctttGGTACGTCGGTCAACTTTGTACATCCAttaccggtccatctgcattatTTGAATAACatgaatagaaaaataaatggtCCAAAGTAATAACATTACTCATACaccatgattaattaaaaggtctACATAATTCATCACACAAACATAATAATTTAAATGGCCCAAGCTGAAATAATAGCAAATACAATACATTCAtgctaatacaaactactcacaAGACCTATTGATCGAGGCCTCGTGAACCGCCTCGCGAAGTCTCTCCACATTACGGTCAAATTATGCTAGCCCTGACGCTTCACGCCTTGCATTATATCAagccatcaactcacgatcGTCATTCGTACCATGTAGTTCGACATTAAATTCACGCTGAAATTTGTGATTTTCTCGACCAAGTTCAAAGCATGGAAATGCTCTCTTAACCCAACGACGAATACGGCATTTCAGAAGTCCAACACGCTCCTCAGGTCGGAACTCAAGGGAATGTCCGGTGGCCTCCATTTGATTGCGTACCGCCGCCCGAGCAGACGCACGACGCTCCAATGAACTCACAGGTGGCAAACTCATACTCTCTACACTTATCTTTACAACAATATAATAAAAACACAtacaaaataaaactaattattcataatacaataaaaaaattaataaaatactaaatagtcacattgtaatatatacatactcacattgtaatatatatactctcattgtaaacaaaaatcaaattttaatttataataATAATATGAACTCTCTATACATGGAAAATCACACATCAACTCTCTATACAAGAAAATCACACGTCAACTCTCTATACTTATCTAGATAAACTAAAACAAGTAAATCTGTCTATATATGCACAGCTAAAAGTACCACACACATTTGAGTTCAAATGGTCTAAAAATGAATAAATTTTCACAATGAAACCTCCCAttatttctctatttctaaacaatAAAAACTTAGCTAAACAAGAAATGAATGATGAGAGGAACAAGCTCCTAACCTTTGTAGCTGTTGAATGGACAGGAAATCAAAGAGTCTTCACAAATCGTGAACGAAATGGGCAAGAACTCCTCccacccgagccaagaacagcaagaacactGAGCCGAATGGCACGGgcgggggaggaagaaaggggatataggcaggggccttttgtcccggttggagccaccaaccgggaccaaatccCCCTCATTTGTCCCGGGTCCCGGATGGAGCCACCAATTGGGACAAAAAGGTGACGCTTTGGtctcggttggtggctccaaccgggaccaaaggccccGGGGACCAATGGCCCCGGGGACCAATGGTCCCGGTTggatccaccaaccgggacaaatgtgggGGATTTGGTCCCAGTTGGTGACTCCaattgggacaaaaggcccctgcccTCCCACGCtgccccggctagccgttggatccGGGACTAAAGCACTCTttggtcccgggtccaaaggcagccgggacaaatgacTTGGACCAAAGGtttgttctgtagtagtgatattTTTTTAGCAAATTAGGATGTTATGTTGGTGCGACACTATTTAAGTAAgagctctcttttttttgagtgCTAGTTTTTTAACTTCAACATCAGTAGTGGTTTCTAAATCTCACCctctttttttaatttaaaatgtaGAAACCATTTGTCAGTGGATAGATGCTCCCTAAAGACCCTCCAGGAGCATAGGGTGGAGAAAGAGATTCGGTGGCCTCCCCAAAATAGGAGTTTTAGTATGGTTTTTATTCCACCTTTCAAATTTAAGATGGAGACTTATTTAGAGGGTGGGATGGAGTTACTCTCATGGTTTTGGTAAAGAAAAGATAGCCATGAAACACGAGGGGTAGGATATATACTTTGCGACAACCGACAAGGTAATGATGATGATTGAAGGAATATAATGGCGTGGCATTTGCTCTTTCGTGTGCCGTGTGTGATGGCTACTTGGCAGGTAGAATCGAATAAAAGCAACCCAGCATCATGAACTGCACTACCTGCTGTTTGTTCTTTCTCGTTCTTCTGGGATCCCAAGGTTATATAATCCGTCGGGAAAGAAAAGTTAGGACCAAAACGTGATTATAGGCGGGTTTGAGCAGAAAAGATCGATCGAGCATGAAATTATTCAAGCACTGCACAGACTCGTGCCcgttttatctttttttttgtcctctctctctccaaagcACGATAGATGCTACTATGGATGTTGCTTGCTGCAAATGAAGGTGGGGGACCTCGGCTTTTATATTgaggggggagcctgccgccccctgccggacgGTAGGGGCCTCCATATGATAAaacacaaattttaattacatataagcccctaccgcccggtaaGGGGACGGCAGGGTGCCGCCCGCCCCGCAGacgggcggtaggccccctgccgcccccctgccgggcggtaggggcctccatgcgataaaacacaaattttaattacatataggcccctaccgcccagcaggggggcggcagggggccggccgccccccagacgggcggtaggccccctgccgccccctgccgggcggtaggggtataaacctgtaaattgtgaaaccgaaaatatatttctgtaaaaaacgattttgaaaaatataaaaataaaaaaacgctcCGGCAAGCCCCGAAAACATCCCGGACGGCCTTATTTGTTGGCGGGCTGGGCGTTATTGGGCaggcgtttttttatttttatatttttcaaaatcattttttacagaaatatattttcggtttcataatttacgGATTTATACCTCTACCGCCcgtctgcggggcggccggccccttgccgccctcctgccgggcaGTAGGGACcttaatgtaaataaaatttatttttaatcacaTTTTGGCCCCTGGGGGGAGCATGctgcccggcagccgggcggcaggtacccgccgcccggcaggggggcggcaggcccctcccGCAGGTTAAACCTTGCCCGTCAGTGCGGTAGTGCGGCATTAGATGTGattttaaatattttggatagaaataaaaaccgttagtaaagtagatgaatatgaaaagtataacttagcaattcatacacatacgcaactgagaatgaaataggtgatgcatgagaacgaaataagtataacatgatgacatgttcataacaaaaatacagaaacaactagaagcacctcctaaccaccccggccatgtcgacctcttttacgctgtgCGTGGACGTGGTGTGTAGGGTATGTGTGTCGGTCTGGAGGCCCTAtgtctctacctggacgtccggtggccaCAGGTGTCTGAAAGGTAGGATCGGCATactggttaggtgtagaaaataaccgactccagtCTTCGAAGTTCGCCTCCAAGGTATCTTGTGTGGCCCCTATGCAGTAGCAATTAGgatatcttaatcatcgtcttataagtcatcTATTTTGGTACATATTCATCATATGTACCTGTTGGTGGTGGATACGAAGAAGGACCCATATCAGaaagctggtggtgcgatcctgtaaaccgttcaaattatttaaaatattcatagaaataagaagaacatgataaattTGGGTTACGGATTAGAtatttaccttgcgttccttctgctgtcgccatagggtaatacgaagaaggtcccGTATCATATAAGtgttgtgatcctatatgtaaatgcaaaaggaattagacttcataccaaagttaattgaaattaagatatggactatatatTTACCAAAATATCGTGGTGGTGCatgtgttggttgaaatgacatccctgcagttggtgccatggtactaaactgggtccctccgtgaggttgataaggtgggtgtccatcacctgtatggactgagaattaattgttgtTATCAAAATAGGAAGTcagtaagtatcctcacgtacctggataatgctgctgagaccaataaggtgctggggaaggctgctgctgtgtgggaccacaaggaaacgaGGTTGAGGTTTGAGATGAACCGTAGGAGTCCTCGTACGATATCCggctaccaaaggcttcaagcatggaatgggctctttgtgaaactcgggtccaggccgactcttgctcattcctatccatcatagTTCCCTctcgaatcctcatcaaattcgccctggcatctacgtccatcaacctgcacatttcaaactgcatgcaagaaaaagaaagacattaacactctaatccaaagtatttgaaaagcgatgataactttgactcaccgccccagctaatgcctcatccctatgtcgtgcatagccatcctgtggggtcgcaacatgcggctctGGATGCATATCAGCATATATCAAGCGGCAACGAGTCTTAGGCTGGTACCAGCTCAGGTACGCCCTGTACGAAGCCTCCGTGTGTGCAGGGGTCGGAAACATCACGTTCTCCTCTGCCTGGTCCCAGCCATCGACGCATGGCTGcacccttgtcacccacatgttCGAGAAGGGTTGACCAGCCCTCGACAAACTAAATATTTATTAGTTAAAGCAGCAATGCATTATCACTGAAATGACATATGAATCGTTACATGTGGTCCTGACGTTGGACCCAATCCAATGCTGACAGCACAGgatacaactgcctttgacCGAACTGCTTTCTGACTCTGTCCGGGCAGTGGGCCTCAATGTAAACGTTGTACACCAACGCTGTAGTTGTCATCCAAAGACCCTGGTCCTGAgagcaaaccgaagatatcccgaacggtgcacgagtgtttatagccaactaggagtagggctcccacacAACGTCTTCAGGTGTTAACCGATCAAACTCAGCTACAAACTCAGGATAGGACCGCCGAGACTGTACGTGGGCCCAACTCTTCtgcacaaaattaataatatataccaataagaaatacaaagagggtcaaacaaagcaacagaattGCCAACAGAATAGTACGAGTAACAGTCATTTCTGTACCTGACGagcgtaccagagagtccccatggtcgGCCTATCATCctcggtgtcaccgtacatatccggctcatacggtgagtggtcgataatcggacgaccaattgctatcctctcgtacgaccaaagctgtagcagaatcggacatcctgtaagaattgcattgtgcttattttgcaccgatgccttgcagaggccacggtacgtggctgcaattaccgctgaaccccaactgtattgaggcatttcctccacagctGCCTCTGCGATCTCCTGTACGTAAGGCACAAGCACTCTATCCACATAGACCCcttgtgagttgttgaacattatgtatccaaacaaccacaacagctatgtctcaagggatcgagtgacgctatcctcatcagcatcatgtgccaaattgtcggactgcatagaaaagatgaacatttatgagtacaagatcaattataaaataaaaccataactgcactagtaaaaagcataactctaacattaCTCATAACAAAACGAGGGatcgcgatgtcaatatttgcaaaacgctcttctagatcgtccaaccacgtagACGGGACAACGCAAGgccctacggcatccccactgataggaagacccagcagcatcgcaacgtcctgtaggGTCGGTGACATCTCCCCATaagggaggtggaaggtgtgtgtgtctcaggcctccatctatcaaccagAGCCGTCAGTAGGAACCTGTCCAGTTTTGCCAAACCACTCTCAGCAGGACGGcctatagtaagaagaccagcctcactcaacctgaaaaatagaacgatcaaaggtaagtacattatgtaggaaacgtatacgaaacaaacgtattctctgaaacataatccgacgacatatcacctgggcacccatcgtgggtcaacaggaatcaactccgctggtggacgtggacgcagcacgttagtttcacgcgctgaaccactgcaaggaaggaccggtgcgacgagtctataactcggtcaagtagagctggcgtatcttcggccatacctaacacaaaaaatataagttttctgtattttttaaaatttatttgaaattttcataaacttttctagcattttctagcatttcctacaatttttgtacaataaatttttataaataaatttttcttacattttctacaatttttctgcattttctacaatttatctgaatttttcatatacttttctagcattttctataatttctgagcagtttttaaaaaattttctcgcattaaacaactaatcaataAAAAAAAGGTGGGTAAACCTAAatggtttttctaaaaactaatcttaattctacataaattataataaaaacaatacctaaatcgctaaaatatcattactgctgcatacactaattatataattaaatatacaaaaaaatttagaataagAAAGTTGtgaaatatttattacctgcggttcggatccaaaatccggcaggacttcgcagctgcaactccctccctcacccctcctctctccctccccttctctggatgtcgtgggaagcaaatgaggggggaggggggagctcaGCCTTTTATATAGAGGAGGGcttgccgccccctgccgggcggcgggttggcctaccgccccgccaccgggcagtgggtacctgccgcccggctgcagACTCCCCAAGGGCCAAAATgcgaataaaaaaatttatttatatttaggtccctaccgcccggcagcagggcgacagggggccggccgccccgcagccgggcggtaggggtacaaaactataaattatgaaaccgaaaatatatttttataaaaaatgattttaaaaaatataaaaaaaacgcTGTTGGGCAGGTCAGCCGAACTGGGCTGTGCGACAAGTCGCTTAACTATCTTCTTCCGGACGATACATAGGCGACGCCCACCCAAGTCCGGCTCGCCGCTACCGTGTTCGCCGCCCGCCATGCTCAGGGGCATGCGCCGGTGGAGCCCCGGCGCCCGCGCCTTctccgcggcgccggccgcgcgggCCACCGTGCCGGTCGCGCACCTCGCCCCGCTCCCGGCGTCCCTGCCGGAGTCCGGCTACACCGTCACCCCGCCGCTCCAGccctggccgcgccgcctcaccgcgcgctcgctcgcccgcctcctcctcctccgcgcgcccACGCCCGACGCCGCGGTCCTCGCCCTCCGCCACGCGCTCTTccacgccgcccctccgctgccgccctcgctCCCGGTCTTCGCCGCGGCACTCTCccgcctcgcccgcgccgccgcctccgacgccggcgccgcggcgcgacTCCTGCCCCCCGTCCTCTCCTTGCTCCGCGCCGCACGCCTCCCGGCCTTCTCCGACCGCCCCTTCCTGCCGCTCCTCCGCGCGCTCCGCGCGCTCCCCTCCCTCCGCCTCTTCCTCTCGCTCCCGTCCTTCAACTCCCACCCCTCCGTCCGCTCCTTCAACGCGCTCCTCCACTCCCTCGtctccgcgcgccgcctccgcctcgccgccgcgctcttcCGCGCTGCGCGAACCAAGCTCTACATCACGCCCAACCTCGTCTCCTGCAACATCCTGCTCAAGGGGCTCGTTGGCGTCGGTGACCTCGATGCTGCACTAAAGGTGCTCGACGAAATGACTGGGTGGGGGATCGTCCCGGATGTCGTCACCTACACCACGGTTCTCACTGCCTACTGCGGCAAAGGGGATCTTGAAGGTGCACAGAAGCTCGTTGATGATACTATTGCCAGCGGGCGTAGGCCGGATGCTACAATGTACACTGTGCTCATAGATGGGTACTGCATGCGTGGGAGGCTACAAGATGCAGCTAGGATAATGGATGAGATGGAAGCTGCTGGGGTGCTGCCGAATGAGGTTACATACTCTGTCGTGATTGAGGCGTGCTGCAAGGAAGGAAAATCTGCGGAGGCACGTGATCTGATGAGGGAAATGCTAGGTGCAGGGTATGTCCCGGACACACCACTGTGTGCTAAAGTAGTTGATGCGATATGCCAGGATGGAAAGGCAAGGGAGGCATATGAGATGTGGAGATGGATGGTGAAGAAGAACGTCCCACCAGATAACGCCATCACGAGCACATTGATCTACTGGTTATGCAAGAATGGCATGGTTCAGGAGGCGAGGAAGCTGTTCGATGAGCTTGAGAAGGGGCTCGTGCCAAGCTTGTTGGCGTGTAACTCACTTATTCTAGGATTATGCGAGAATGGAGAGTTACAGGAGGCTGGGAGGGTGTGGGATGACATGGTCGAACGGCGATATGAACCAAATGCAATGACTTATGAGGCTTTGATCAAGGGTTTCTGCAAAATGGGCAAGTCAAATGAAGGTGCTGCACTGTTTAAGGAGATGGTGGCCAAAGGATGCACTCCAAGCAAGTTTATTTACCAAGTATTGGTTGATAGCCTTTCTGAGCCAAGTTATGATGATACTTTTTGCACTATTGTTGAAGCTGCAGTTTTAAGTGGTCACAATTTCTTGGATGCTGAATCGTGggaaatatttataaaaaaagtgTTAGATACAAATGAATCTTGGACAAAGCATCTCGATTTGGTGCTAACTATGTAGCCACAAAGAATTCATATCATAGCTGGAAGCCTGGAACTTCTTATTTGTTCTGATACTTTTTCTCGTGAAAATTATATCATTGGACTTCTTCAGAAAATTAATCAGGTTAGTGTATTCCCCTGGCCTGGCACTTCTTGGATGCATACAGACCGGACAGGTTAGGTTATGTTGTGCATTTACACACAAAAGTGAAAGGATCTGTTATTGATACTGGTACCAGTTTAAAAGATGCATTTTGCTTTGTTTATTTGCAACCATGGAGTGTCTTCTTTCCAAGCTGAAATAGTAGCTGCTTGGCGATAACTACCCATTTTTCTTAAGTATTATTTGAATCTTCCAGAATTCAATAAAAATTACACCAAGTTCTCATCTCTAAATTGTTTGAAAATAAAGTTCTCCGATCTTCCCCATCTGATCCACCCTGGTCTGCATCGGCTTCCGATTGGATTTTGGTTCGGCGCCGCACCACCCTGTCGTCGCCACTCTCTCCCCCAGACGTGCACCCGATCCCGGCGCTGCACCAGCCTCCCAACATCGAGCCCCATGAGCTGCTGCGCGGTGGCGCGCGAGCACTGGCAGGAGGTCGGCGCGGTGCAGGAGGACCAGGGAGCAGGGAGCCGCGCGGGGCGGGTCTAGGCTGCTGAGCATGCGGGGGCAGCGAGGGGCGCGCGGCACGCGTGTGGAATGAGCAGTGCGGAGCTCGAATGGACTAGGTGCGGCGCGGTCCAGCTGCTCCCATGCCCGTCCTGCCGTCCTGCTATTTAGTCGCACCCCGCTGCCGCATCCTCAACTCACCCTCGTCCAGCCGCCCTGGAGACAACCTACACGGATGGAGCCTACTAGCTTAGCAAGAACAGGCTACTGTTTTCATTACACCTGTTTAGATAACGATGGCATTCTTATCGAGATTTTAACCTACACCTCGTGCTGCTGCAGATCAAAAGAGAAATTAAAATCCTTCAGAATCTTGGTGGAGGCCCTAATATTGTGAAGCTGCTTGATATTGTTAGACCAGCACTCAAAAACACCTAGTGTGATCTTTGAATATGTCAACAACACAGATTTCAAAGTGCTTTACCCAACATTGACAGATTATGACATTCGCTATTACATCTACGAGTTATTCAAGGTTTGATTCTTGCTCATACTGTTCTTATTGCATAACAGGCTAACGGCTATATTGCCTTCTCTAAGGAAGTCTTGGTAACCCAATAGTTTGCTCTGGAACCAgttcctctgcagtactgcagagggACTCGGTGCCACTGACCTGCGGGCCCCATAGTTCAGGGGGCCACAGGTCAGTGGGAGAGTCTCcctgcagtactgcagaggagaCTCATCCATTTGCTCTGGAGTAAAGGCTTGGTTTATGTTGTTTGTGTAAAGAAGACTTGGTAATTTAGTATTATCTATATCTGCTGTTGAGTTTTAATGTCCCAATAGTTTCTTTTTGGGGTGCATTGTAAAGGAAATGGGAATTCTGCATATGTAACAAATGACCACACTAGGTTACTTTTGATCTGATTAACAACTATTAGTGAGTCTGGCTCCATTTATCTTACTATTTCTATTTTATGTGCACAGGCATTAGATTACTGTCATTCACAAGGCATTATGCACCGAGATGTGAAGCCTCACAATGTTATGATAGATCATGAGCT comes from Panicum virgatum strain AP13 chromosome 4K, P.virgatum_v5, whole genome shotgun sequence and encodes:
- the LOC120702433 gene encoding pentatricopeptide repeat-containing protein At5g16420, mitochondrial-like; the protein is MLRGMRRWSPGARAFSAAPAARATVPVAHLAPLPASLPESGYTVTPPLQPWPRRLTARSLARLLLLRAPTPDAAVLALRHALFHAAPPLPPSLPVFAAALSRLARAAASDAGAAARLLPPVLSLLRAARLPAFSDRPFLPLLRALRALPSLRLFLSLPSFNSHPSVRSFNALLHSLVSARRLRLAAALFRAARTKLYITPNLVSCNILLKGLVGVGDLDAALKVLDEMTGWGIVPDVVTYTTVLTAYCGKGDLEGAQKLVDDTIASGRRPDATMYTVLIDGYCMRGRLQDAARIMDEMEAAGVLPNEVTYSVVIEACCKEGKSAEARDLMREMLGAGYVPDTPLCAKVVDAICQDGKAREAYEMWRWMVKKNVPPDNAITSTLIYWLCKNGMVQEARKLFDELEKGLVPSLLACNSLILGLCENGELQEAGRVWDDMVERRYEPNAMTYEALIKGFCKMGKSNEGAALFKEMVAKGCTPSKFIYQVLVDSLSEPSYDDTFCTIVEAAVLSGHNFLDAESWEIFIKKVLDTNESWTKHLDLVLTM